DNA sequence from the Vibrio ishigakensis genome:
CATAGCCATACCTTTTAGAAAATTAGTGAAATAATTCATCAGCTTACATAATTGAAATAAAACTGACGCTATTGTATTGGATTACTGAGGCAAGCAAAACCTTAGAGAGTAGATTTTAGAGTACCTGATACAGAAATAAAAAAATCCCCGCACTATTGGCGGGGATTGGTGTCTATAGGAGCTTATCGAGATTACTTGATCAGGAAGCTCATTAGGAATTGAGAAATCTTCTGCATATCTTCGATAGCGATAAACTCTTCTGTAGTGTGAACCTTAGACATACCCGTTGATAGGTTTGCTACGGTCAGACCTTTTTCAGAGAAGATGTTAGCATCACTACCACCGCCCGTAGAAGCTAGGATAGGTTGGATATCCAGAGCGGTGAAGGCTTCTTGGATAGCCATAATGTGCGGGTGTGAATCAGCAATCTGGAATGGGTTGTATGCGCGAGTGGACTCGATGCTGAGCTCAGCGCCATGTTTTTCAGCCGCCGCTTCGAAGGTCTCTACCATGTGCGCTACCTGAATCGCTAGCTTCTCTTCGTCGATAGAGCGTGCTTCCGCTTCAAGATACAGGCTTGGCATTACAACGTTGGTCGCTTGACCACCGTTCACTACACCGATGTTCGCGGTAGTTTCTGCATCGATGCGAGACAGCTTCATATTGCTGATAGCGTCAGCCGCAACGGTTAGAGCGTTGATACCCTGCTCAGGTGCAAGACCTGCGTGAGCTGGCTTACCCGTAATGTTTACTTTTAGGTTCTGCTGGCCAGGTGCAACTGTGATGATGGTGCCGATTGGGCCGCCTGAATCAAGAACGATGCCGTTCTTAGATTGGATTTTGCTTTCATCGAATTGCTTTGAACCGTGCAGACCACCTTCTTCGAATACAGTGAAGGCAATTTCAATGGTTTTGTGCTCAAGATTGTTTTCTTGAATGGTTTGGATCGCTTCAACGATAGCCGCAATGCCAGATTTGTCGTCACCACCAAGGATGGTGTCGCCTGCAGAGCGGATAATGCCGTCTTCGATAACAGGCTCGATAGCGTTACCTGGCGCTACGGTATCCATGTGACAACTTAGTACAACGCTCTCATCGATCTTGCCTTCAAGTTTGGCATAGATGTTAAAGCCGTTTGATAGGCTCTCAGGCACAGCAAGGCGTTCAACTTCGAAGCCTAGCTTCTGCAGCTGCGCTTCAATCTCT
Encoded proteins:
- a CDS encoding M20/M25/M40 family metallo-hydrolase translates to MSQVDQNRLVDNFIKLIKIDSESGNELEVALEIEAQLQKLGFEVERLAVPESLSNGFNIYAKLEGKIDESVVLSCHMDTVAPGNAIEPVIEDGIIRSAGDTILGGDDKSGIAAIVEAIQTIQENNLEHKTIEIAFTVFEEGGLHGSKQFDESKIQSKNGIVLDSGGPIGTIITVAPGQQNLKVNITGKPAHAGLAPEQGINALTVAADAISNMKLSRIDAETTANIGVVNGGQATNVVMPSLYLEAEARSIDEEKLAIQVAHMVETFEAAAEKHGAELSIESTRAYNPFQIADSHPHIMAIQEAFTALDIQPILASTGGGSDANIFSEKGLTVANLSTGMSKVHTTEEFIAIEDMQKISQFLMSFLIK